A genome region from Myxococcales bacterium includes the following:
- a CDS encoding DUF615 domain-containing protein, which yields MTNDSDDRGETRRQIARRARRQSGDRSARAAHALMEMSPSALGRLGLDGDLRVEVDRARKITSLIARRREERRLAGALRKLDTDELEARLAKVAQGGSGDPRPFQLAEAWRTRLLDGGPAATEAFIAEHAPPPAPALAALVEQAVTERATGKPRGAGRALFRHVLAALTQAAADPDADADDADDVDGADGADADDEA from the coding sequence GTGACCAACGACAGCGACGACCGAGGCGAGACCCGCCGCCAGATCGCCCGCCGCGCCCGCCGCCAGAGCGGCGACCGGTCGGCCCGGGCCGCGCACGCGCTGATGGAGATGTCCCCCTCGGCCCTGGGCCGGCTCGGGCTCGACGGCGATCTGCGCGTCGAGGTCGACCGCGCCCGGAAGATCACCTCGCTGATCGCGCGCCGGCGCGAGGAGCGGCGTCTGGCCGGGGCGCTGCGCAAGCTCGACACCGACGAGCTCGAGGCCCGACTGGCCAAGGTCGCGCAGGGCGGCAGCGGCGACCCGCGGCCGTTCCAGCTGGCGGAGGCCTGGCGCACCCGCCTCCTGGACGGCGGCCCGGCCGCGACCGAGGCGTTCATCGCCGAGCACGCGCCGCCGCCGGCGCCGGCCCTGGCGGCGCTGGTCGAGCAGGCGGTGACCGAGCGCGCCACCGGCAAGCCCCGCGGCGCCGGCCGGGCGCTGTTCCGGCACGTGCTCGCGGCGCTGACCCAGGCCGCGGCCGACCCCGACGCCGACGCGGACGACGCGGACGACGTGGACGGCGCGGACGGCGCGGACGCCGACGACGAGGCGTAG
- a CDS encoding universal stress protein: protein MPLTRLVVGVDFSPSSEVAVNRAAEIAAHHGAELVLIHAGTVPERPEVPASMRAARDAYVEVLRVQLAHDRERLAAMRERLVRSGISVSQLIVDRFPDDALVEAATELGADLILTGARERGAAARWLLGSVAAKVVRAAPCSVLCARPGDPDRGFSRIVVGTDFSEGADAALARAVDVAEPGATIDVVHAFELGWGAAVSPSDLVVGEQVVRDDVRAEVLERGAALLTPWRDAGVTIRFHAHDARPRDLLRAQATELEADLIVVGGVGHRGLRRWLLGSVAEDIVNDAPCSVMVAR, encoded by the coding sequence ATGCCCCTTACCCGCCTGGTCGTCGGAGTCGATTTCTCACCCTCGTCCGAGGTCGCGGTCAACCGGGCCGCCGAGATCGCCGCCCACCACGGCGCCGAGCTGGTGCTGATCCACGCCGGCACAGTGCCCGAGCGCCCCGAGGTGCCCGCCTCGATGCGGGCCGCGCGCGACGCCTACGTCGAGGTCCTCCGCGTCCAGCTCGCCCACGATCGCGAGCGCCTGGCCGCGATGCGGGAGCGGCTGGTCCGGTCCGGGATCTCCGTGTCCCAGCTGATCGTCGATCGGTTCCCCGACGACGCGCTGGTCGAGGCGGCCACCGAGCTGGGCGCCGATCTGATCCTGACCGGCGCCCGGGAGCGCGGCGCCGCCGCGCGCTGGCTGCTCGGCTCGGTCGCCGCCAAGGTGGTGCGGGCGGCGCCGTGCAGCGTCCTGTGCGCGCGCCCGGGCGATCCCGATCGGGGCTTCTCGCGCATCGTCGTCGGCACCGACTTCTCCGAGGGCGCCGACGCGGCCCTGGCGCGCGCGGTCGACGTCGCCGAGCCCGGCGCCACGATCGACGTGGTCCACGCGTTCGAGCTCGGCTGGGGCGCGGCGGTGTCGCCATCGGATCTCGTGGTCGGCGAGCAGGTCGTGCGCGACGACGTCCGCGCGGAGGTGCTCGAGCGCGGCGCGGCGCTGCTGACGCCGTGGCGCGACGCCGGCGTGACGATCCGCTTCCACGCCCACGACGCGCGCCCGCGCGACCTGCTCCGCGCCCAGGCCACGGAGCTCGAGGCCGACCTGATCGTCGTCGGCGGCGTCGGCCACCGGGGCCTGCGCCGGTGGCTGCTCGGCAGCGTCGCCGAGGACATCGTCAACGACGCGCCGTGCTCGGTGATGGTCGCGCGCTAG